In one window of Nocardia brasiliensis DNA:
- a CDS encoding MarP family serine protease: MTLPNWLDLALLAATGLAALVGWRRGALAAMIGMLCVVAGAVVGACVAAATLSRVTPGPIRLLIVLCLIIGMVAFGETVGQRLGRRARRAIRGRLAQRVDATGGSFVHAAAVPLAVWLLAAPLTVSAQPSLAAAVRDSTVVRAVDGVAPYWLAGLSTVITTPIVDAGLTLPLAPPDARVVHSPVPRALQQSVLRVRGAAPSCGRQQTGSGFVIAPERVLTNAHGVAGTNEVGVDTPRGRLKAVVVRFDPARDLAVLAVPGLDAPPVTVAPEPGVPGADAIILGYPEGGLYTAAAARVRQRGDRPVPDIYRRATSERNVYTVNGTIREGNSGGPLTDAQGRVFGMVFGVDPDDDAVGYAASLPELLAEIGPLDTAAPAVDTGPCLP; encoded by the coding sequence GTGACCCTGCCTAATTGGCTCGACCTCGCCCTACTCGCCGCGACCGGGCTGGCCGCGCTGGTCGGCTGGCGGCGCGGTGCGCTCGCCGCGATGATCGGGATGCTCTGCGTCGTCGCGGGCGCGGTGGTCGGCGCCTGCGTCGCGGCGGCGACGCTGAGCCGGGTGACACCAGGACCCATCCGGCTGCTGATCGTGCTGTGCCTGATCATCGGCATGGTGGCGTTCGGCGAGACGGTCGGCCAGCGGCTGGGCCGGCGGGCGCGCCGCGCGATCCGCGGTCGGCTCGCACAACGCGTCGACGCCACCGGTGGCTCGTTCGTGCACGCGGCCGCGGTGCCGCTCGCGGTGTGGCTGCTCGCGGCACCGCTCACGGTGTCGGCCCAGCCGAGCCTGGCCGCGGCAGTGCGGGATTCGACGGTGGTGCGCGCGGTCGACGGGGTCGCGCCGTATTGGCTGGCCGGACTGTCCACGGTGATCACGACCCCGATCGTCGACGCCGGGCTGACGCTGCCGCTCGCGCCGCCCGACGCACGCGTCGTGCACAGTCCGGTACCCCGCGCGTTGCAACAGAGTGTGCTCCGCGTCCGCGGTGCGGCACCGTCGTGCGGTCGGCAACAGACCGGCTCCGGCTTCGTCATCGCCCCGGAGCGCGTGCTGACCAACGCCCACGGCGTCGCGGGGACGAACGAAGTCGGCGTCGACACACCACGCGGCCGGCTGAAAGCGGTGGTCGTGCGCTTCGACCCCGCCCGCGACCTGGCGGTGCTCGCGGTGCCCGGCCTCGACGCACCGCCGGTCACCGTCGCGCCCGAACCCGGCGTGCCCGGCGCCGACGCCATCATCCTCGGCTACCCGGAGGGCGGGTTGTACACCGCCGCCGCGGCGCGGGTGCGCCAGCGCGGCGACCGTCCGGTGCCCGACATCTACCGCCGCGCGACGAGCGAGCGGAACGTCTACACGGTGAACGGCACGATCCGCGAGGGCAATTCCGGCGGACCGCTGACCGACGCGCAGGGTCGGGTGTTCGGCATGGTGTTCGGCGTCGACCCGGACGACGACGCGGTCGGCTACGCGGCGAGCCTGCCCGAACTGCTCGCCGAAATCGGCCCCCTCGACACCGCCGCACCAGCCGTGGACACGGGGCCTTGCCTGCCTTGA
- a CDS encoding 1-aminocyclopropane-1-carboxylate deaminase/D-cysteine desulfhydrase, producing MTDSLLHQRFPELTGTLPFLRLGTAPTPVRPVDIDTGVQLWCKDDSAYGDGGWGGNKVRKLEWLLPEARRRGARTIVTVGGTGTNWGLATARYGREHGIDTTLALVDQPLDEHVRAQLDRLADSGATLRFTHTKRQTVLRVPWLYLRHTLGGRRPYFLPVGGSSPLGALGYVEAALELAAQIEAGALAEPSHLVTAVGSGGTAAGLALGLRLAGLRTRVVGVVVNDTLALDATHIVGLAHRAERLLRSRGARFAPTGLQAADVTMTTDWLGPGYGHPTPAAATAQARAAADGLRLEPVYTAKAMAALLHLGAAGEFGAGPALFLNTYGPR from the coding sequence ATGACAGATTCCCTACTGCACCAGCGTTTTCCCGAGCTCACCGGCACGCTGCCGTTCCTGCGGCTCGGTACCGCGCCTACCCCGGTTCGCCCGGTCGACATCGACACCGGAGTTCAGTTGTGGTGCAAGGACGACAGCGCCTACGGCGACGGCGGATGGGGCGGCAACAAGGTCCGCAAGCTGGAATGGCTGCTGCCCGAGGCGCGTCGGCGCGGCGCGCGCACCATCGTCACCGTCGGCGGCACCGGCACCAACTGGGGCCTGGCCACCGCGCGCTACGGGCGCGAGCACGGCATCGACACCACGCTCGCCCTGGTCGACCAGCCGCTCGACGAGCACGTCCGGGCACAGCTCGACCGCCTGGCGGATTCCGGTGCGACACTGCGTTTCACGCACACCAAGCGGCAGACCGTGCTCCGGGTGCCGTGGCTGTATCTGCGGCACACCCTCGGTGGCAGGCGCCCGTACTTCCTGCCGGTGGGCGGCTCGTCTCCGCTCGGCGCGCTCGGCTATGTCGAGGCCGCACTGGAATTGGCCGCCCAGATCGAGGCCGGTGCGCTCGCCGAACCCAGCCATCTCGTGACGGCCGTCGGGTCCGGTGGCACCGCGGCGGGTTTGGCGCTCGGGCTGCGACTGGCGGGGCTACGGACGCGCGTTGTCGGCGTTGTCGTCAACGACACGCTTGCGCTCGACGCCACGCACATCGTCGGCCTGGCGCACCGCGCCGAGCGGCTCTTGCGTTCGCGCGGTGCGCGATTCGCGCCGACCGGCCTACAGGCCGCCGACGTGACGATGACCACCGACTGGCTCGGCCCCGGCTACGGCCACCCCACCCCCGCGGCCGCGACCGCCCAGGCCCGCGCCGCGGCCGACGGCCTCCGGCTCGAGCCGGTCTACACCGCCAAGGCCATGGCCGCGCTGCTGCACCTCGGCGCCGCGGGCGAATTCGGCGCCGGGCCCGCGCTGTTCCTCAACACTTACGGCCCGAGGTAA
- a CDS encoding QsdR family transcriptional regulator, whose translation MTSPSQRTTRPPGRPASATREEVIELARRAFLAGERVDIQAIAAELGLSRASIYRWFGSREGVLGTVLAGEFAALLSRADARRRSTGARRILDVLYRVNRWMTDNEPFRRYFENEPLAGLRILTASDGPVQPLVVTTVRELIARAEREDDYRPPLEPDLLAYALVRLGEAFLYSDNVAGIRGDVDRLHEVQAALLGIPEAITKSRADR comes from the coding sequence ATGACCTCCCCCAGCCAGCGGACCACCCGCCCGCCCGGACGACCGGCGTCCGCGACCAGAGAGGAGGTCATCGAACTCGCACGGCGGGCGTTCCTGGCCGGCGAGCGGGTCGATATCCAGGCGATCGCAGCGGAACTCGGGCTCAGCCGCGCCTCGATCTACCGCTGGTTCGGTTCCCGCGAGGGCGTGCTCGGCACGGTGCTGGCGGGTGAGTTCGCGGCGCTGCTCAGCCGCGCCGACGCGCGCAGGCGCTCCACCGGGGCCCGGCGCATCCTCGACGTGCTGTACCGAGTGAACCGCTGGATGACCGACAACGAGCCGTTCCGGCGGTATTTCGAGAACGAGCCGCTGGCCGGCTTGCGCATTCTCACCGCGAGCGACGGTCCGGTGCAGCCGCTGGTGGTCACGACGGTGCGCGAGCTCATCGCGCGCGCAGAGCGTGAGGACGACTACCGTCCGCCGCTCGAGCCGGATCTGCTCGCCTACGCGCTGGTTCGGCTCGGTGAGGCCTTCCTCTACAGCGACAACGTGGCCGGTATCCGCGGCGACGTGGATCGCCTGCACGAGGTGCAGGCCGCGCTGCTCGGCATCCCCGAGGCGATCACCAAATCTCGCGCCGACCGCTGA
- a CDS encoding acyl-CoA dehydrogenase, with protein sequence MRSTLLSRRDLDFLLYEWLRVEELTKRERYADHSRETFDAVLELSEQLATKYFAPHNKLNDAHEPSFDGERVTLIPEVGVALDAFAKAGLPAVAMDYEIGGGQLPVTVAQASYAWFQAANPGTAGYSFLTVANANLLLAHTGPEFRERFVRPMLEGRYFGTMCLSEPQAGSSLADIVTRAEPRADGTYRLFGTKMWISGGDHEIGENIVHLVLAKIPGGPAGTKGISLFVVPRFLVGADGTIGERNDVALAGLNHKMGFRGTVNTVLNFGEGKWTPGGAPGAVGYLVGEPHRGLSYMFHMMNEARIGVGLVATALGYTGYLESLDYARTRAQGRAKLPADPSAAQRPIIEHADVKRMLLAQKAYTEGALGLVLYCARLVDEQRTAETAEERQSLTLLLDILTPIAKSWPSQWCLEANNLAIQVLGGYGYTREYNVEQHYRDNRLNPIHEGTHGIQGLDLLGRKVTQQGGASLLALGSRVQATVATARAAGGEAAELAAQLDSAWQRLVEVTAGLFASGDFEAALANSSVYLEAFGHIVLAWIWLEQLLATGAQTGDFYDGKRHAARYFYRFELPKTGPALDLLARLDTTTLEMRDAWF encoded by the coding sequence ATGCGGTCTACGCTGCTTTCCCGGCGCGATCTCGACTTCCTGCTCTACGAGTGGCTGCGGGTCGAGGAGCTGACCAAACGTGAGCGGTACGCGGACCATTCGCGAGAGACCTTCGACGCGGTGCTCGAGCTCAGCGAGCAGCTGGCGACCAAGTATTTCGCGCCGCACAACAAGCTCAACGACGCGCACGAACCGAGCTTCGACGGCGAACGCGTCACCCTCATCCCCGAGGTGGGGGTGGCGCTGGACGCCTTCGCCAAGGCCGGATTGCCCGCCGTGGCAATGGATTACGAGATCGGCGGCGGGCAGCTGCCGGTGACCGTCGCGCAGGCGAGCTACGCGTGGTTCCAGGCGGCCAATCCCGGCACCGCAGGCTACTCGTTCCTCACCGTCGCCAACGCCAATCTCCTGCTCGCCCATACCGGTCCCGAATTCCGCGAGCGATTCGTGCGACCCATGCTGGAGGGCAGGTACTTCGGCACGATGTGCCTGTCCGAGCCACAGGCCGGGTCGTCACTGGCCGATATCGTGACCCGCGCCGAGCCGCGCGCGGACGGCACCTATCGCCTCTTCGGCACGAAGATGTGGATCTCCGGCGGTGACCACGAAATCGGCGAGAACATCGTGCATCTGGTGCTCGCGAAGATCCCCGGCGGCCCGGCGGGCACCAAGGGCATCTCGCTGTTCGTGGTGCCGCGCTTCCTGGTCGGCGCGGACGGCACGATCGGCGAACGCAACGATGTCGCCTTGGCCGGGCTCAACCACAAGATGGGCTTCCGCGGCACCGTCAACACCGTGCTCAATTTCGGTGAAGGCAAATGGACGCCCGGCGGCGCACCCGGCGCGGTCGGCTATCTGGTCGGCGAGCCACACCGCGGACTGAGCTACATGTTCCACATGATGAACGAGGCGCGGATCGGCGTCGGCCTGGTCGCGACGGCGCTCGGCTACACCGGTTACCTGGAATCGCTGGACTACGCGCGCACCCGCGCGCAGGGCCGCGCGAAGCTGCCCGCCGACCCGAGCGCCGCGCAGCGACCAATCATCGAGCACGCCGATGTGAAGCGAATGCTGCTGGCACAGAAGGCTTATACGGAGGGCGCGCTGGGCCTGGTGCTCTACTGCGCGCGCCTGGTCGACGAACAGCGCACCGCCGAGACCGCCGAGGAACGGCAGTCGCTGACCCTGCTGCTCGACATCCTGACCCCGATCGCGAAGAGCTGGCCGTCGCAGTGGTGCCTCGAGGCGAACAACCTCGCCATCCAGGTGCTCGGCGGCTACGGCTACACCCGCGAATACAACGTCGAACAGCACTACCGCGACAACCGGCTCAATCCGATCCACGAGGGCACCCACGGCATCCAGGGTCTGGATCTGCTGGGCCGCAAGGTCACCCAGCAGGGCGGTGCCAGCTTGCTCGCGCTCGGCAGCCGGGTGCAGGCCACGGTCGCGACCGCACGGGCGGCCGGTGGCGAGGCGGCCGAGCTTGCCGCGCAATTGGATTCGGCGTGGCAGCGCCTGGTCGAGGTGACCGCGGGCCTGTTCGCCTCCGGCGATTTCGAGGCCGCGCTGGCGAACAGTTCGGTGTATCTGGAGGCGTTCGGCCACATCGTGCTGGCCTGGATCTGGTTGGAGCAACTGCTGGCCACCGGCGCGCAGACCGGCGACTTCTACGACGGCAAACGGCATGCGGCGCGGTACTTCTACCGCTTCGAGCTGCCCAAGACCGGGCCCGCGCTGGACCTGCTCGCCCGGCTCGACACCACCACACTGGAAATGCGGGACGCCTGGTTCTGA